In Methanosarcina barkeri MS, a single window of DNA contains:
- a CDS encoding F0F1 ATP synthase subunit B family protein, with amino-acid sequence MLIDWFTVIAQVINFLILVWLLKRFLYKPILNAVDARENKVANELKNADAKEAEAQKEKEEFKRKNEEFDQQRNDLLNKAKEEAQAERQRLFEDVREEASYLRAKQQEALRNEGQNLSQEIGRQTQQEVFSIARKILTDLTETSLEERAVDVFVQRLRNLQDNEKKQLASALSTSPGQVLIRTAFDLPQTQRDSIKKAIKETLDIETQPRFETLPDLVSGIELNTDGQKVAWSIADYLTSMQKSIDELLNEQPESKSKSEPQTKNNKAKTEPQTKNNKPRFENEPEAEQELEAETNEPRPKTESEVKTRPATEYNNPRSKKELETEQEFDAKQESEARQEPDAKQESEAKQKSEAEQMPDAKQGSEAKQESEVKQQSGNSPNLWPR; translated from the coding sequence ATGCTGATTGATTGGTTCACCGTCATTGCGCAGGTAATCAACTTCCTCATCTTGGTGTGGTTGTTGAAGCGTTTTCTTTACAAGCCTATACTCAACGCAGTCGACGCACGCGAGAATAAAGTCGCAAATGAACTTAAGAATGCGGATGCAAAAGAAGCAGAAGCTCAAAAAGAAAAAGAAGAATTCAAGCGTAAGAACGAAGAGTTCGACCAGCAGCGTAATGACCTCTTGAACAAAGCAAAGGAAGAAGCACAGGCCGAACGTCAACGGCTTTTCGAAGACGTGAGGGAGGAAGCCTCCTATTTGAGAGCAAAACAACAGGAGGCATTAAGGAACGAAGGACAGAATTTAAGTCAGGAAATCGGCCGTCAGACCCAACAGGAAGTCTTTTCCATAGCTCGAAAAATACTGACCGATCTGACTGAAACCAGTCTGGAAGAACGCGCAGTTGATGTGTTTGTTCAAAGGCTGCGCAATCTGCAAGATAATGAAAAGAAGCAGTTAGCCTCAGCGCTTAGTACATCACCAGGTCAGGTGCTCATCCGTACTGCATTTGATCTTCCACAAACGCAGCGTGATTCTATTAAAAAGGCGATTAAAGAAACTCTTGATATCGAAACTCAACCCAGGTTTGAGACTTTACCAGACCTTGTCAGTGGTATTGAATTAAATACAGACGGACAAAAAGTTGCGTGGAGCATTGCAGATTATCTTACATCGATGCAAAAAAGTATCGACGAATTGCTGAACGAGCAGCCTGAGAGCAAATCCAAATCTGAGCCTCAAACCAAAAATAATAAAGCTAAAACCGAACCTCAAACCAAAAATAACAAACCCAGGTTTGAAAACGAACCAGAGGCTGAACAGGAGCTTGAAGCTGAAACTAATGAACCCAGACCGAAAACTGAGTCAGAAGTTAAAACCAGGCCTGCAACTGAGTATAATAATCCCAGATCGAAAAAAGAGCTAGAGACCGAACAAGAGTTTGATGCAAAACAAGAGTCTGAGGCTAGACAAGAGCCTGATGCAAAACAAGAGTCAGAGGCTAAACAAAAATCTGAAGCTGAACAAATGCCTGATGCAAAACAAGGGTCAGAGGCTAAGCAAGAGTCAGAGGTTAAACAGCAATCTGGAAATAGTCCTAATCTGTGGCCAAGATGA
- a CDS encoding F0F1 ATP synthase subunit epsilon produces MNSGLMNSGLMNSGLMNLTILLPFQVFAEKKGVSRIVAEGREGSFGLLPHRLDCVATLGPGILTYETESEGEVYVAVDEGVLIKNGQYVLVSVRDAIFGTDLSQLHEAVEKEFLTLDETEQKIRSVMVKLETGLIRRLAEFQNV; encoded by the coding sequence ATGAATTCAGGACTCATGAATTCAGGACTCATGAATTCAGGACTCATGAATCTTACGATTCTTCTGCCTTTCCAGGTCTTTGCCGAAAAGAAAGGCGTATCACGCATAGTCGCAGAAGGCCGTGAGGGTTCATTTGGGCTCTTGCCACACCGACTTGATTGTGTTGCGACTCTGGGGCCTGGAATTCTCACATATGAAACCGAATCAGAAGGCGAGGTTTATGTGGCAGTCGATGAAGGCGTACTCATCAAGAATGGTCAGTATGTACTTGTCTCTGTACGTGATGCCATTTTCGGGACAGACTTAAGCCAATTGCACGAGGCTGTTGAAAAAGAGTTTTTGACCTTAGATGAAACCGAGCAAAAAATTCGCTCAGTAATGGTAAAATTGGAAACAGGGCTTATACGCCGATTAGCGGAGTTTCAGAATGTCTGA
- the atpD gene encoding F0F1 ATP synthase subunit beta translates to MVDRSRLLNLGKVISVRGSIVDVLFEKHLPPVYTLLRAGRESQIAIEVLTQLDAHHVRGIALTPTEGLARGMAVEDTGGPLKAPVGREILSRMFDVFGNTIDRRKPPSDIQWRSIHQTPPPLMRRSTTSEIFETGIKAIDVLVPLERGGKAGLFGGAGVGKTVLLTEMIHNVVKQHQGVSIFCGIGERCREGEELYRDMKDAGVLPNTVMVFGQMNEPPGARFRVGHTALTMAEYFRDDERRDVLLLIDNIFRFIQAGSEVSGLMGQMPSRLGYQPTLGTELSELEERISTTDAGAIMSIQAVYVPADDFTDPSAVHTFSHLSASIVLSRKRASEGLYPAIDPLQSNSKMATPGIVGERHYLLAQEIRQTLAQYSELKDIISMLGLEQLSPEDRNVVARARRLERFLTQPFFTTEQFTGIKGKSISLSDALDGCERILNDEFKDYSEGDLYMIGTIDEAMAKKSSREKS, encoded by the coding sequence ATGGTAGATCGAAGTCGGCTCTTGAATCTCGGTAAGGTCATCTCGGTGCGCGGCAGCATTGTAGATGTATTGTTCGAGAAGCACTTGCCACCTGTATATACACTGCTACGTGCAGGAAGAGAAAGCCAAATTGCCATAGAAGTTTTGACGCAACTTGACGCACATCATGTCCGCGGAATTGCTCTGACCCCCACTGAAGGTCTTGCTCGAGGTATGGCAGTGGAAGATACAGGTGGACCTTTGAAAGCGCCTGTTGGTAGGGAAATCCTTTCTCGAATGTTCGATGTGTTTGGAAATACCATAGACCGCAGGAAGCCTCCATCTGATATCCAGTGGCGCTCAATACATCAAACCCCGCCACCGCTAATGCGTCGATCCACTACGTCTGAAATATTCGAGACCGGTATCAAAGCTATAGATGTACTGGTACCGCTTGAGCGCGGAGGTAAAGCAGGTCTATTCGGAGGAGCGGGCGTTGGCAAGACAGTGTTGCTAACCGAAATGATTCATAACGTAGTCAAACAACACCAGGGAGTGAGCATCTTTTGCGGAATAGGCGAGCGTTGTCGAGAAGGGGAAGAACTTTATCGTGATATGAAAGACGCTGGTGTGCTTCCGAATACGGTTATGGTATTCGGCCAGATGAACGAGCCACCAGGTGCCCGTTTTCGTGTAGGTCATACGGCGCTGACAATGGCAGAGTACTTCAGAGACGATGAACGCCGAGATGTGCTACTGCTTATAGATAACATTTTCAGGTTTATTCAGGCTGGTTCCGAAGTATCTGGTTTGATGGGACAGATGCCTTCACGCCTGGGATATCAACCGACATTGGGCACTGAATTATCCGAGTTAGAAGAGCGCATATCTACCACCGATGCCGGAGCCATAATGTCTATTCAAGCGGTGTATGTGCCTGCTGACGATTTCACTGACCCTTCGGCTGTGCATACATTCTCACATCTATCGGCATCAATTGTCCTCTCTCGCAAGAGGGCAAGCGAGGGGCTTTATCCGGCTATTGACCCTTTGCAGTCAAACTCCAAAATGGCCACACCTGGCATTGTTGGCGAAAGGCATTATCTCCTTGCCCAAGAAATCAGGCAGACGCTTGCGCAATACTCAGAACTCAAGGATATTATCTCAATGCTTGGCCTGGAGCAGCTATCGCCTGAGGACCGAAATGTGGTAGCCCGCGCTCGACGGCTGGAACGTTTCCTGACGCAGCCGTTTTTCACCACTGAGCAATTCACAGGTATTAAAGGCAAATCCATCAGTCTTTCAGATGCGCTCGACGGCTGCGAGCGTATCTTGAATGACGAATTCAAAGACTACTCTGAAGGTGACCTCTACATGATCGGAACAATTGACGAAGCAATGGCCAAAAAATCAAGCCGGGAAAAATCATGA
- a CDS encoding F0F1 ATP synthase subunit C, translating to MALDTYITTIAVASIATSGITIGIGVIGPAIGEGRAVATALSSLAQQPDASATITRTLFVGLAMIESLAIYCFVVSMILIFANPFWNRALT from the coding sequence ATGGCTTTGGACACCTATATAACTACAATCGCGGTGGCATCAATTGCCACTTCTGGCATCACAATAGGCATTGGGGTTATCGGACCCGCAATTGGTGAAGGGCGAGCTGTTGCGACAGCATTGAGCTCACTGGCACAACAACCCGATGCTTCCGCAACAATAACCAGGACTTTGTTTGTGGGACTGGCTATGATTGAGTCTCTGGCAATCTACTGTTTTGTGGTTTCTATGATTCTCATTTTCGCCAACCCGTTCTGGAACCGTGCACTTACCTGA
- a CDS encoding N-ATPase subunit AtpR, with protein sequence MNEILNLFLSLIAGFLLGAVFFGGLWWTVQKGLSSRKPAFWFLGSLLIRLSIVIAGFYFVSDGYWERLLICLFGFFVMRHIIVRLTRLPEEDPNQLTKEASNAT encoded by the coding sequence ATGAATGAAATATTGAATCTTTTCTTGTCTCTGATAGCTGGTTTTCTGCTCGGAGCAGTGTTCTTCGGTGGGCTCTGGTGGACGGTTCAGAAGGGACTTTCATCCAGAAAACCTGCGTTCTGGTTCCTGGGCAGCCTGTTGATACGGCTCAGCATTGTCATAGCTGGATTCTACTTTGTCTCGGATGGCTATTGGGAGAGATTGTTAATATGCCTGTTTGGGTTTTTTGTTATGCGTCATATAATAGTTAGACTCACCAGATTGCCAGAGGAAGACCCAAATCAATTGACAAAGGAGGCCAGTAATGCGACTTAG
- a CDS encoding F0F1 ATP synthase subunit A: MRLSPDELIFWQYDFIKLNATIVYTWGLMLVMVIGSKTITSKLSTGLERSRWQNILEIIVTGILEQIEDVGLDQPRKYLGFLGTLFLFIAVANLCIIIPGYEPPTGSLSTTAALALCVFVAVPLFGIEEQGISNYLKTYTEPTIIMLPFNIISEISRTLALAIRLFGNIMSGSMIVAILLTITPFIFPDLMIALGLLVGMVQAYIFSILATVYITAATRASKSRSETGQ; encoded by the coding sequence ATGCGACTTAGTCCTGATGAGCTAATTTTCTGGCAGTACGACTTTATCAAACTCAATGCAACGATTGTATACACTTGGGGGCTGATGCTGGTAATGGTAATTGGTTCAAAAACTATTACAAGCAAACTCTCTACTGGTCTGGAACGTTCCCGCTGGCAAAATATTCTGGAAATTATTGTCACAGGCATCCTGGAACAAATTGAGGACGTTGGCCTGGACCAGCCGAGGAAATATCTAGGCTTTTTGGGCACACTCTTTCTGTTCATTGCTGTAGCCAATCTCTGCATCATAATTCCAGGTTATGAACCGCCAACAGGATCTCTCTCAACTACGGCTGCTCTTGCATTATGTGTGTTTGTAGCTGTTCCACTTTTCGGCATCGAAGAACAAGGAATTAGTAACTACCTTAAGACGTACACAGAGCCGACAATCATCATGCTGCCATTTAATATTATAAGTGAAATCTCCCGCACGTTAGCTCTTGCAATCCGTCTGTTCGGTAACATCATGAGCGGCTCTATGATCGTTGCCATCCTGCTGACAATTACACCATTCATCTTTCCTGATCTTATGATAGCTCTCGGTCTGCTCGTTGGCATGGTGCAGGCCTACATCTTCAGCATCTTAGCTACAGTTTACATTACTGCTGCTACGCGAGCCAGCAAATCCAGAAGTGAAACTGGACAATAA
- a CDS encoding AtpZ/AtpI family protein: MSDKPSKKPLEDESPLARQVGTKAERKIRAQRHVDRTIWLGLGMMGLIGWSVAVPTLIGAAIGLWLDKHYPESFSWALTMLIIGLIIGCLNAWHWLAKERQEMQEEQEDYNE; encoded by the coding sequence ATGTCTGACAAACCATCAAAGAAACCTTTGGAGGACGAGTCACCTCTGGCCCGTCAGGTTGGGACAAAGGCTGAACGCAAAATAAGGGCACAACGTCATGTAGACAGGACGATCTGGCTTGGTTTAGGCATGATGGGACTCATAGGCTGGTCGGTAGCAGTTCCAACTTTAATTGGTGCTGCAATCGGGCTCTGGTTAGATAAACACTATCCAGAAAGCTTTTCCTGGGCACTCACGATGCTGATTATTGGCCTTATTATCGGTTGCTTGAATGCGTGGCACTGGTTAGCTAAGGAGCGCCAGGAAATGCAAGAGGAACAGGAGGATTACAATGAATGA